From Elaeis guineensis isolate ETL-2024a chromosome 16, EG11, whole genome shotgun sequence, a single genomic window includes:
- the LOC105032915 gene encoding NAC domain-containing protein 100, protein MDLRDIESTLPPGFRFYPSDEELVCHYLHKKVANEKVSGGTLVEVNLHTREPWELPEVAKLSANEWYFFSFRDRKYATGSRTNRATKSGYWKATGKDRTIYEPATHAIVGMRKTLVFYRGRAPNGIKTGWVMHEFRLENLHAPPKEDWVLCRVFHKKKGDAVNHSLENNDQDNNMGCFSSVHLESSPLNDHPMADGCYEQMVPHQEGNSSNTFLNLAVLHYNFLDFPQETDSTTMTGVDSRGGEDDFGLLLDVGIADHDLVEGGMANMGGMKFLF, encoded by the exons ATGGATCTGAGGGACATAGAGTCCACTCTTCCACCAGGGTTCAGGTTCTACCCGAGTGATGAGGAGCTGGTCTGCCACTATCTCCACAAGAAGGTTGCCAACGAAAAAGTCTCTGGAGGGACCTTGGTGGAGGTGAATTTGCATACTCGCGAGCCATGGGAGCTTCCAG AGGTGGCTAAGCTAAGTGCGAACGAGTGGTACTTCTTCAGCTTCCGTGACCGTAAATATGCGACTGGGTCGCGCACAAATCGGGCAACGAAGTCTGGATACTGGAAGGCGACCGGGAAAGATCGTACAATCTACGAACCTGCAACCCATGCAATCGTGGGGATGAGGAAGACGCTGGTCTTCTATCGTGGAAGAGCTCCAAATGGGATAAAGACCGGCTGGGTCATGCACGAGTTCCGGCTAGAAAATCTACACGCACCCCCCAAG GAGGACTGGGTGCTGTGCAGAGTCTTTCACAAGAAGAAAGGGGATGCAGTGAATCACAGCCTGGAGAATAATGATCAGGACAACAACATGGGCTGCTTCTCATCAGTACATTTGGAGTCATCCCCTCTGAATGACCATCCCATGGCGGATGGGTGCTATGAGCAGATGGTCCCACATCAGGAGGGCAACAGCTCAAACACCTTCCTCAACTTGGCGGTATTGCACTACAACTTCCTTGATTTTCCGCAAGAGACGGACAGCACAACCATGACTGGAGTGGACTCAAGAGGTGGTGAGGATGATTTCGGGTTGCTGCTGGATGTGGGCATAGCAGACCATGACTTGGTGGAGGGAGGGATGGCGAATATGGGAGGTATGAAGTTTCTTTTTTGA